The Fulvivirga maritima genome segment GAGACTTTTAATAAGAACATTATCCCACTTCTGAAAGAGTATTTCTACAATGATTATGGAAAGATCAGGTTGATTTTGGGAGAAGAGTTTGTTGAGAAGGTGGAAAATGCTCCCAAAATGGCGGTTTATGATCAGGATGACTATTTACCAACCATCCGATATAAATTAACAGACCTAACTTCTGACAATATATTAGAAAAGGTGAAAACGATCATTGGTGACTAGGCAAGCAGATAAAATATTAGTTTATGAGTGGAGCTGGCTTACCTTAGGTCAAGAGGTGCAAGGCCTTCAATTCAAAAAGAAGCATCTGGATGCTCTGGCTAGGTACGAGCAAGCCAATCAAACCGGATTCTTTCAGGTCTTTTTCAATAAGGTTCGCTTCAATGAACATGTTGGAGTAATCAAAGTAGGCGACCTCACCATTGAGGTGCTGCCTAAGACAGACAAACATCAGCTAAACAAATCCGAGTGGCAACAAGTGTTATTAGATATGCTGCTCATAAGTCTGCAAGTAGAAGCGAAGACTACTACGCAAGCGAATATTCTAATACGTCAGCATAGTGTACTGGAAACTTATTTTCAGTTGTTCTTATCAGAAGCGGAACGACTTATCCATCAAGGATTGATCAAGAAATATCGAACGAATACCAGTAATCAGTCTGCCTTGAAGGGTAAACTATTGGTGCATCAGCAGATCACGAAAAATGCGGTGCATGCCGAACGCTTTTATGTGGCGCATACGGTTTATGATCAGGACAATGTCTTCAATTTCATTCTTAGAGCTGGTCTGGAGTGCGTGGCTAAGGTTGGTTCGGATGCTGTGAGAAGAAATGCGGAAGCTTTATTACTATTTTTTCCGGAATCTAAGAGTAGAGTGATCAATGAAAAGCTCTTTCGGACACTCGCCTATGAGCGAAAAACTGAAAGCTACAAAGGAGCCATTGAGCTGGCCAGAATCATTCTTCTCAATTATCACCCGGATATCAAAGGCGGCCCCAATGACATTCTAGCTATCATGTTTGACATGAACAAACTTTGGGAAAGCTTTATTTATTGGAGTTTGGTGAGGGCTGCATCTGGCAAAGGGGTGAAGGTGTTGGCTCAGCCATCTAAGGCCTTTTGGAAGCCAAATAATGGCTATTCTCGACCTCTTAAACCTGATTTAGTCATCGAACTCTCAGATGATAAAAAAAGTAGTGATCGATACCAAGTGGAAGTTTCAGTCTAAAGTTTCTTTGGAAGATCTTCGTCAGGTATATGCTTACCTCCATTACTTTGAATCAAATGAAGGTTATTTGCTTTATCCAGATCAAGTGAAAGACGCTGTGAGAAAAGAGGATGGTGATTTTCAAAATATCAGTAAAGACAAACTTAGCGATCTTTCCTGTGGATTGATGTTTGCGGATTTGATTATAGTACAAGAGAATAAAAAAGTTTTGAATCGAGAAATAGGTGAAGCTATTCTTAAAGCCATCCAACTGGATTCTGCTGAAAAGTCATCGCGTAAAAGTTAGATGTCTCTTCCTTTACTTTCAAATGCTCTAATATTTCCCAGAGCAATTGACAGGAAATTGGTATATTGATCTACTCCGGTTCAAAATCCCTTCATTTTAAACGGGTACACAATAACAAGAAAATCATGTAATCAGGTAAATCACGCGAAATCAAGGTTTAGACAACTTCTGAAGCAAAGCTTACAATTTAAGAAGATATTTACTCCGAAGTACAACTCAAATCCTGACATCCTTAAATCCTGAAAATCACTATTAAGACAACTCCGGTTCAAAATCCCTTCAATTTAAACGGGTACACAATAATAAAAAAATCATGCAATCAGGTAAATCATGAAAAATCAAGGTTTAGACAACTTCGGAGGCAAAAGCATACCATTTAAGAAGGTATCTAATCTGAAGTATAATTCAAATCCTGACATCCTTAAATCCTGAAAATCATAACTAAGACAATAGAAGAATTAATTAATTTTTTTAAAGACAATATTAGATCATAATCCATAGCTTTGACTCGCTATTGGTTTCATTCTCCTCTCAGGCTGCAATGAATTAAAATGGGAATTCGGTGAAAGTCCGGAGCTATCCCCGTAGCTGTAAGTTTCTGAAAGTTGTTTTACCTCTTGCCACTATTCTGTAGAATGGGAAGGCCAAAAACATTGGAAGCGAGCCAGAAGACCTGCCAGTGGCTTATATTTTAACGGCTTTCGGAGGAAGAGTCAGGAATAAGCTGATAAACCATGATCTATTACATTTCAGGAGGGGAAAGATCCGGAAAGAGTGGCTATGCGCAAAAACTGGCGCTGAGCTTATCGGATAACCCCATATATCTGGCCACTGCCCGCCAGTGGGACGGTGATTTTAAGAAAAGAGTAGCGCGCCATGTCGCCGATAGAGATGACCGCTGGACTACCATAGAGGAAGAAAAGCACCTCAGTAAACTGGATGTCTCTGGCAAGGTAGTGGTGCTGGACTGTATTACACTTTGGCTCACCAACTGGTATGTTGATACCAAGAACAATGTAGATGAATGCCTTGAAAAGGGTAAAGCAGAGCTCTCAGCGCTCTTTCAGCAGGAGGGAACCCTCATCATTATCTCTAATGAAATTGGGATGGGCATACACGCACAGACTGAAGTGGGCCGTAAATTCACAGAACTGCAAGGATGGATGAATGAATTCATAGCCAGCCAATCTGATAAGGCCTTTTTTATGGTTTCTGGCCTTCCTTTAACATTAAAATGACTTACTACATACCTGATTATTATTATTTCTAAAACTCAATCATGCTTCACTTTACTATCCAACCTGTTGCTGATCATCTGGATGATGCTATTCGCAGTAAAATAGACCTTAAGACTAAGCCCATTGGTGCACTGGGGCTTTTAGAAGACACCGCTTTTACCATTGCGCGTATTCAGCAAACGCTAACGCCATCGTTAAATGCACCCACTATTGCCGTATTTGCCGGTGATCATGGTATTGCTAAAACAGGTTTGGTTAATCCCTACCCGCAAGAGGTGACCTACCAAATGGTGATGAATTTTGTAAACGGTGGTGCGGCTATCAATGTGCTATCCAAGCAAAATAACATTGATATAAAGATCATTGATGCCGGTGTAAACTATGATTTCGGCCCTTTTGATAGCATTATAGATGCTAAAATAGCTTATGGAACGGCCAATTATCTGGAAGGTCCCGCCATGACTATTGCCCAATGTGAGCAAGCTATAGCCAAAGGGGCTGAGGTAGTTCAAGGCATTTTTAATAATGGCAGCAACGTTATTGGTTTTGGAGAAATGGGGATAGGTAACACATCATCGGCATCGCTATTAATGAGTGTTATTTGTGATAAGCCTGTAGCAGCCTGCGTGGGTAAAGGCACAGGGGCTAATCAGGAGCAACTAGCAGGGAAGATAAAAACATTGCAACAAGTATTGGAAAAGCACCAAGATCTGGATAAGAATGATCCCATAGCTGTACTCGCTAGTTTGGGTGGGTTTGAAATAGCTCAGATATGTGGTGGAATGCTCAAAGCGGCTGAATTAGGCATGATTATACTGGTAGACGGCTTTATTTGTACTGCTGCTTTGCTGGTGGCCCAAATGATAGAAAAGGCCATTTTAGGTTATTGTGTATTTACTCACCAATCTGAAGAACATGGCCATCAGATGATGCTAAAGACTTTTAACGCCAAACCATTGCTTAAGCTAGGCATGCGACTAGGCGAGGGGACAGGCTGTGCGGTGGCTTATCCTATTGTGCAGTCGGCTTGTACTTTTCTGAATGAAATGGCCAGCTTTGAAGGGGCAGGAGTAAGCCAGCAATCCACGATATGAAAGAACAAATCAGAGTATTTTTTACGGCTTTGATGTTTTATACGCGCATCCCATGCCCTAAATCGGTAGATCATAGCCCGGAATATATTAACAAATCCATTCGTTACTTTCCTTTGATCGGTTGGATAGTTGGTGGCATTGCTGCAGTAGCTTTTTTAATAGGAGCGTGGGCCGTGAATCCTGCGGTGGGTATTGTGCTAAGCATTATCGCTTCGGTGCTGACTACCGGAGCCTTTCATGAAGACGGTTTTGCTGATGTATGTGATGGCTTTGGTGGTGGCTGGACTAAAGAAAAGATTCTGGTTATTATGAAAGATAGCCGAATGGGAGCTTATGGCGTCATTGGCATGATTCTCATCCTGTTGCTAAAGACTAGTCTGTTAGTGGAAATAAGCAATTTGACCGATTTGTGGATTATACTGATGATTATGGTCAGTGCCCATGCCCTGAGTCGTTTTATGGCCGCGACCTTCATATTTACCCATGCTTATGTAAGAGATACAGACGACAGCAAGGCCAAGCCTGTGGCTCAGCAAGCGCATAGAGCTAACCTGATAATAGCTGCATTTTTAGGAGTTATTCCTTTGATAGCCTTGTGTTTGCTTTCCCATAATGCTTTTGTGTTGGCCCTCATTCCGATTTTATATGTTGTGAAGATGTGGTTGGCCAGGTACTTCACCAAATGGATAGGAGGCTATACCGGCGACTGCTTGGGGGCAACGCAACAAGTAACAGAAGTGGCTTTTTATCTATTTTTAATACTGATATGGAAGTTTACTTTATAAGACATACCACGCCGCAGGTGGCTAAAGGCATCTGCTATGGCCAGAGTGACCTTGACATTACTGACTCATTTGAAGCTGAATGCCGACAGCTCAAGCCACAGTTACCCGAGAAGTTCGATACGGTGTATAGCAGCCCTCTCAAACGCTGTACTATTTTAGCGCAGCAACTGACCAGCCAGGTCATAACCGATGACCGGCTCAAAGAAATGAATTTTGGTGATTGGGAAATGAAAAAGTGGGATGAAATTCCTAATGAACCATTAGACTATTGGATGGAGCACTTTGTGACAGCCAAAACCCCCAATGGTGAATCAATGGAAGGCCTTCATGCCCGCGTAAAAGAATGGTGGCAGTCTATTCAAGTAAATGATTCAAAGCAAAAGATTGCGGTAGTGACTCATGCCGGAGTAATAAGAATCATGCATGCGCACCTTAACAACATTCCTTTAAACAAAGCCTTTGAAAATTTCAATATAGGGTATGGGGAGGTTTGGAAATATGATGCCGTATAATTGCGGTCGAGTCATGCTGCCTGACTTGGAAGAGTTGATGCTTCCCGAGTCACTCTGATGCCTGGCAGAGTCGATGCAGCCCGAGTCACTCTGAGGTTCTCGAAAAGTAGACGGTGAAGTACTGATACAAGTGCATTAAGCGACAAACCATTTACTCCTAATCCAGTAGAAAGTCTCCTTCGAGTGCCTCAGGATGACTTTGGGAATGTATTATTACATTTCCTTTCATTGAACTCCATGGTTATTAGAATGAACGGGGTATTGAAGAGCCATTGAAGGCTTACAATCCATAATGTAATCACGATTGAGCCATGCTACCCGAGTCACTCTGAGGTTCTCGAAGAGTAGACGGTAAAGTTCTGATACAATTGCATTAAGAGTCAAACTATTTACTCCTAAGCCAGCAAAAAGTCTCCTTCGAGTGCCTCAGGATGACTTTGGGAATGTATTATTCCATTTCCTTTCATAAAACTCCATGATTAATAAAATAAACGATAGCATAACAGAATCATTGAAGGCTTATAATCCACAATATATTTCCGATTGAGCCAGCGTTCCGAGTCACTCTGAGGTTCTCGAAGAGTAGACGGTAAAGTAGGGAATGTATTATTACATTTTCTTTCATTGAAGTCCATGATTATTAGAATGAACGGTGGTATAGCAGAGCCATTGATAGTTACTATTGCAATATAATTGAGGTCGAGCCATGCAGTCCTAGTCACTCTGAGGTTCTCGAAGAGTAGACGGTAAAGTTCTAATACAATTGCATCAAGAGACAAACCATACGCTCCTAAGCAAGCAGAAAGTCTCCTTCGAGTGCCTCAGGATGAATTTGGGAATGTATTATTACATTTCCTTACATTAACTCCATGCTTATTAGAATGAATTGTGGTCTAGCAAAGCCATTGAAGGCTTATAATCCACAATGTAATCGCGATTGAGCCAGCGTTCCGAGTCACTCTGAGGTTCTCGAAGAGTAGACGGTGAAGTTCTGATGCAAGTGAATCAAGAGGCAGACCATACGCTCCTAAGTCAGCAGAAAGTCTCCTTCGAGTGCCTCAGGATGACTTTTGGGAAGGTATTTCTCGAAAGTACGCGGTAAATAATTAACACATTGATTTTTAAATAATTATATATCAATATCTCAAAAATGGTTGAGGCTTGATTAACTCTTTTTAGGATACAATTTCAAATGCTCATCATGCAGCTTTTGAGGATCTAATCCATCAAAATCGATATCAACTTTAACGGCAGCAGGGAGGTCTACTTTTTCTAGCACATCAGGAAGTTTAGCTTCTACTTGCCATCCTTTTCCCGAAAGGGTAATATAGACACCGCGCTCATGGTCATAGTAAACATCATAGTCTTTGAAATACACATAACGGGTTTTGGCTCTATACCCATGAGCTGGCGCCCAAGGTGGTGGTCCTTGTTGTTTACGCTTGCCCTTGTATTCCGATTTATACTCTTTTACGTATTCCTTATCTTTATTGTTGTTTTTATTTTTCCCTTTTCCTCTGCCTTGACCTAGCACATCACCGCTAGACATGAAGAAAAGAACCAACAACACCGCAGACGCTAAATAAACAAGTGATCTTTTCATTTAATTGATTATGAATTAGTTAAACATCGTAATGAAAACGTATCGTTTCCTTTCCATATATACGTTGATTGATACTAAAGTCACTCTCGGTGTCCTTCAAGGTTATTCTCCTATGTATTAAACACCCTTCACCCATTTCAGCACTTTCTCCACCGTTAAACCTTGCACAATGATACTGAATACTACTATAATGTAGGTTATGGCTACAATAAGTTCACGGTTCATTTCGTCTGTGAGGGAAAGGGCCAAAGCTATGGATATTCCACCCCTTAGGCCACCCCAGGTCATAATTAGGCCAGTTTTTGGCACAAAATCCATTTTATTTTTAAAGATTTGGATGGGGCCGGAAAGTGCGATGTACCTACAAATAAGTGCTACCGGAATTAAAATTAGTCCTGCTAAAATATAATTGCCTTCGAAGCTTAAAATTAATACTTCCAATCCAATTAACACGAAAAGAACAGCGTTAAGCAGAACGTCTAACAGTTCCCAGAATTTATCTACATAACGTTCCGTTCTTTCACTCATTGACGACTGTCTTCTGGTATCATTACCTATAAATAGCCCGGCGATTACCATAGCCAAAGGCCCAGAAAAATGGAGGCTACTGGCTAATAAATAACCACCCATCACCATTGCTAAGGTGATCATTACTTCGGTCTCATAGTTATCTATTGATTTCATCATCCAATAGGTCACATACCCCAAACCCAGGCCTAACAGTATGCCGCCACCAACTTCTTCTACAAATAATAATGTAATATGACTTACAGAAATATCGGCATCAGGACTTGCCGCCAATTGAAAGAGTGTCAGGAAGATAACTACACCAACTCCGTCATTAAAAAGGCTTTCGCCTACAATTTTGGTTTCCAACCTTTTAGGCGCTCCGGCTTGTTTCAAAATACCCAAAACCGCTATAGGATCAGTAGGGGAGATTAATGCGCCAAACAGTAGGGCTTGCAAATAGCTGATAGGCAAGTTCATAGCGTTAAGCAAATAATAGGCGATAGTACCAATAAGAAAAGTGGATACCAGCACGCCAAAGGTAGCAAACATGAGGATAGGCCCCCGTTGCGCTTTAATATCGGGCAGTTTGGTATGCAAGGCCCCCGCAAAAAGAAGGAAGCTCAACATTACATCAAGTAGCACTTCTTTAAAATCTATAGATCCTATGATATTCACGGCATTGTTAAGCAAAACATCCGTAAAAAGTGAAGAAATGGATATACCCAAGGTGAAAATCATGGCCATAATCATGAGCCCAATGGTAGTGGGTAACTTGAAAAACCGCACATTGATGTAACTAAAAAGTGCAGAGATAACAATTAACAAGGTGATAATTTGGAATATACTCATTTCAGGATTTTAAAAATATATAGCAAGAATTGGATTTGGAAAGAGCTCATCTGCATTTCAACACAACTTGGTTGATGACATTATACGACTATATCATAAACCAATTAAATACCTATCTCTGACAGTAACTCTTTTCTAGTCCCAAATCACTAGTGTCCGACTAAACTCTGGTCTAAGAAATTTTAGCGATTCTAAGCAAAAATAAAGTGGTTTTCTTCTAATCTGGAAAAGTGAGCCCTCTATGGACTAAATAAAGGGTATTGATTGGTTTTATATATTGTTTTTTGAAGTTCTAGGTCTGGATTGTTTAGAAAGCGGGTAAGGTGAACATAGGCCATCAAGTGAAACCTTACCAATGAGACCATATTAGAGAAGGCCCATCTTTTTTTGATCTGTTTTCGGACTACTTCCATCAATAATAGACAGATCAGGGCACTCCAAATTTGGATCTCAATAGCATTTTGGTTGTCCCCCAGAAAATATTTGAGAGGAAAGTTCTGCTTCAGCTTTTTAAATAAAAGCTCTATCTGCCATCGGTATTTATAAATGGCCGCTATTGTGGCTGCTTCCAACTCCATATTATTGGTCATAAACACTAATAATTTATTATTGAGGTCATCATAATAGGCTATTCTTCTATTTTGAAGCTCTTGCACTTGTCCATCAGTCTTGAAACTGATAACAACTTTTTCATCCTTAAGTACACAAAAGTCTTTATCTTCAGGCAGTTCTAGCTCATCTATTGATTGATATCTGGCATTTTCCTTCATTCTAGTAATGTAAAATATCCCTTGATGACTCCATTGTGCGTATTGTCTATAATCGATATACCCTTTATCCATCACCACATAGGATCCTTCTGGGAGTTGTAATTGCTTTAAAAATGTATGATCATGCTGACTTCCCTTGGTCAACCGTACTAAACATGGCATTAATTCTGCCGCATGAATCATTACATGAGCTTTAATGCCTCCCTTGCTTTTGCCATCTTTTCTAGGGCGTCCTGCTACCTTGAGAATATCTTTAAACAGACTAATAATCGTTGAATCAACAATATAAAGTTTATTGAGAACTTCCATTCTCAAGCGGCTGTCCGGCAAAAGGTGCCGATACTTTTTAAACAATTTCATGTAAATGTCTGCAAAGACTATACTACTGCGTTTTTTGTTGCTATCTGATAAAGTGGAACGTCTGGGTATAAATTGAATACCTAAATGGATCAGCTTGTTTTGGCAGGCCAAAAGCCCCGTAGTAAGCTCT includes the following:
- a CDS encoding McrC family protein; protein product: MTRQADKILVYEWSWLTLGQEVQGLQFKKKHLDALARYEQANQTGFFQVFFNKVRFNEHVGVIKVGDLTIEVLPKTDKHQLNKSEWQQVLLDMLLISLQVEAKTTTQANILIRQHSVLETYFQLFLSEAERLIHQGLIKKYRTNTSNQSALKGKLLVHQQITKNAVHAERFYVAHTVYDQDNVFNFILRAGLECVAKVGSDAVRRNAEALLLFFPESKSRVINEKLFRTLAYERKTESYKGAIELARIILLNYHPDIKGGPNDILAIMFDMNKLWESFIYWSLVRAASGKGVKVLAQPSKAFWKPNNGYSRPLKPDLVIELSDDKKSSDRYQVEVSV
- a CDS encoding McrC family protein, with product MIKKVVIDTKWKFQSKVSLEDLRQVYAYLHYFESNEGYLLYPDQVKDAVRKEDGDFQNISKDKLSDLSCGLMFADLIIVQENKKVLNREIGEAILKAIQLDSAEKSSRKS
- a CDS encoding bifunctional adenosylcobinamide kinase/adenosylcobinamide-phosphate guanylyltransferase gives rise to the protein MIYYISGGERSGKSGYAQKLALSLSDNPIYLATARQWDGDFKKRVARHVADRDDRWTTIEEEKHLSKLDVSGKVVVLDCITLWLTNWYVDTKNNVDECLEKGKAELSALFQQEGTLIIISNEIGMGIHAQTEVGRKFTELQGWMNEFIASQSDKAFFMVSGLPLTLK
- the cobT gene encoding nicotinate-nucleotide--dimethylbenzimidazole phosphoribosyltransferase encodes the protein MLHFTIQPVADHLDDAIRSKIDLKTKPIGALGLLEDTAFTIARIQQTLTPSLNAPTIAVFAGDHGIAKTGLVNPYPQEVTYQMVMNFVNGGAAINVLSKQNNIDIKIIDAGVNYDFGPFDSIIDAKIAYGTANYLEGPAMTIAQCEQAIAKGAEVVQGIFNNGSNVIGFGEMGIGNTSSASLLMSVICDKPVAACVGKGTGANQEQLAGKIKTLQQVLEKHQDLDKNDPIAVLASLGGFEIAQICGGMLKAAELGMIILVDGFICTAALLVAQMIEKAILGYCVFTHQSEEHGHQMMLKTFNAKPLLKLGMRLGEGTGCAVAYPIVQSACTFLNEMASFEGAGVSQQSTI
- a CDS encoding adenosylcobinamide-GDP ribazoletransferase, which translates into the protein MKEQIRVFFTALMFYTRIPCPKSVDHSPEYINKSIRYFPLIGWIVGGIAAVAFLIGAWAVNPAVGIVLSIIASVLTTGAFHEDGFADVCDGFGGGWTKEKILVIMKDSRMGAYGVIGMILILLLKTSLLVEISNLTDLWIILMIMVSAHALSRFMAATFIFTHAYVRDTDDSKAKPVAQQAHRANLIIAAFLGVIPLIALCLLSHNAFVLALIPILYVVKMWLARYFTKWIGGYTGDCLGATQQVTEVAFYLFLILIWKFTL
- the cobC gene encoding alpha-ribazole phosphatase — its product is MEVYFIRHTTPQVAKGICYGQSDLDITDSFEAECRQLKPQLPEKFDTVYSSPLKRCTILAQQLTSQVITDDRLKEMNFGDWEMKKWDEIPNEPLDYWMEHFVTAKTPNGESMEGLHARVKEWWQSIQVNDSKQKIAVVTHAGVIRIMHAHLNNIPLNKAFENFNIGYGEVWKYDAV
- a CDS encoding cation:proton antiporter; translated protein: MSIFQIITLLIVISALFSYINVRFFKLPTTIGLMIMAMIFTLGISISSLFTDVLLNNAVNIIGSIDFKEVLLDVMLSFLLFAGALHTKLPDIKAQRGPILMFATFGVLVSTFLIGTIAYYLLNAMNLPISYLQALLFGALISPTDPIAVLGILKQAGAPKRLETKIVGESLFNDGVGVVIFLTLFQLAASPDADISVSHITLLFVEEVGGGILLGLGLGYVTYWMMKSIDNYETEVMITLAMVMGGYLLASSLHFSGPLAMVIAGLFIGNDTRRQSSMSERTERYVDKFWELLDVLLNAVLFVLIGLEVLILSFEGNYILAGLILIPVALICRYIALSGPIQIFKNKMDFVPKTGLIMTWGGLRGGISIALALSLTDEMNRELIVAITYIIVVFSIIVQGLTVEKVLKWVKGV
- a CDS encoding IS4 family transposase, which encodes MSKNTYFYGQPIFSQLLSLIDKSVLNQIISKHQSDRYYKKLNTWHHLVSMLYCCFSGASALRELTTGLLACQNKLIHLGIQFIPRRSTLSDSNKKRSSIVFADIYMKLFKKYRHLLPDSRLRMEVLNKLYIVDSTIISLFKDILKVAGRPRKDGKSKGGIKAHVMIHAAELMPCLVRLTKGSQHDHTFLKQLQLPEGSYVVMDKGYIDYRQYAQWSHQGIFYITRMKENARYQSIDELELPEDKDFCVLKDEKVVISFKTDGQVQELQNRRIAYYDDLNNKLLVFMTNNMELEAATIAAIYKYRWQIELLFKKLKQNFPLKYFLGDNQNAIEIQIWSALICLLLMEVVRKQIKKRWAFSNMVSLVRFHLMAYVHLTRFLNNPDLELQKTIYKTNQYPLFSP